A region of Pirellulaceae bacterium DNA encodes the following proteins:
- a CDS encoding SulP family inorganic anion transporter has product MTGDSKTSPETSQPTPTADTGMFSAPKQDLLASIVVFLVALPLCMGIAIASGVPVAAGLITGIVGGIVVGLLAGAPLQVSGPAAGLTVIVYELVKEHGYEVLGLAVLVGGLLQLIAGLLRYGRWFRAVSPAVIHGMLAGIGVLILASQFHVMVDDAPKGSGLQNLLSIPSAIKKGLPIPELGSVEERTVRRDLLQEFGSLHEQQVQLRERISERIPISPEEAGTSATTDHDSAPVSADIKQLEPLAATQQKLTDQLNKLIKQIESTNILNSVRNPEQLSKATRESLKQMQISTSELAAGSAEKIRTTQKQIQLSLENVLTQLKNHDWAAKIGMLTICLLILWKACIPEKFKLIPAPLVAVVIATALTVFLVLPVLYVEVPDNLWSEIHFPSLVVIQSVPFSVILQAGIVLAIVASAETLLCATAVDQMQTICRTKYDRELAAQGIGNMICGFLGALPMTGVIVRSSANVDAGGRTRLSAILHGVWLLVFVSLLAFVLRMIPTATLAAMLVYTGYKLINFKAIRDLRKCGWGEVGIYFATLGTIVCTDLLTGVLTGIALAAVKLLHTFSRLSTDLKTDPANEKSTLRLQGAATFIRLPFLASALDEVPEGYELHIDFEHLSYIDHACLDLLMNWEKQHTKKGGSLVIDWKSLNASFKRPGSQKQPTQKQS; this is encoded by the coding sequence ATGACAGGCGACTCAAAAACTTCCCCCGAAACTTCGCAACCCACGCCAACTGCTGATACTGGCATGTTTTCCGCCCCCAAGCAGGATTTATTGGCCTCAATCGTTGTCTTTCTGGTCGCCTTACCACTCTGCATGGGCATCGCGATTGCATCAGGTGTCCCGGTGGCTGCCGGACTCATCACCGGTATCGTCGGTGGCATTGTTGTCGGCTTACTAGCAGGCGCACCATTACAAGTGAGCGGACCCGCTGCCGGACTTACTGTGATCGTTTACGAATTAGTCAAAGAACATGGCTACGAGGTTCTTGGTCTTGCCGTCTTAGTCGGTGGTTTGCTCCAACTAATCGCCGGTTTGCTCCGATATGGTCGCTGGTTTCGAGCGGTTTCCCCGGCGGTCATCCATGGGATGCTAGCCGGTATTGGCGTTTTGATTCTGGCGAGTCAGTTCCATGTCATGGTTGACGATGCGCCCAAAGGGAGCGGCCTTCAAAACCTATTGTCGATACCGTCCGCGATCAAAAAAGGGCTGCCGATACCGGAGCTTGGTTCTGTCGAGGAACGAACCGTACGACGAGATCTTTTACAAGAATTTGGGTCGTTACATGAGCAACAAGTCCAGCTTCGGGAACGGATTTCAGAACGAATTCCAATCAGTCCGGAAGAAGCTGGGACGAGTGCAACCACGGATCATGATTCAGCCCCTGTATCAGCTGACATAAAGCAACTTGAACCGCTTGCTGCAACACAGCAAAAACTAACAGATCAACTCAACAAACTCATCAAACAGATTGAATCGACCAACATCCTGAACTCCGTCCGCAATCCTGAACAATTAAGTAAAGCAACTCGTGAGTCGCTGAAGCAGATGCAGATCTCGACGAGTGAGCTAGCGGCCGGCAGTGCTGAAAAGATTCGTACAACGCAAAAACAGATTCAACTTAGCTTGGAAAATGTACTGACCCAACTTAAGAATCATGACTGGGCGGCGAAGATCGGCATGCTCACGATTTGTTTGTTGATACTCTGGAAAGCCTGCATTCCTGAAAAATTCAAGCTCATTCCTGCTCCGTTGGTGGCAGTCGTGATCGCCACAGCACTCACCGTATTCCTGGTACTGCCCGTGCTCTACGTAGAAGTGCCGGACAACCTATGGAGTGAAATCCATTTCCCTTCGCTGGTCGTCATCCAGTCCGTTCCCTTCAGCGTCATCTTGCAGGCCGGTATCGTGCTGGCGATCGTCGCCAGTGCGGAAACCCTGCTCTGCGCCACCGCGGTAGATCAAATGCAAACCATCTGCCGCACAAAATATGACCGTGAGTTGGCTGCTCAAGGCATCGGCAACATGATCTGCGGCTTCTTGGGCGCGTTACCGATGACAGGCGTCATCGTGCGAAGCTCAGCCAATGTTGATGCCGGAGGGCGAACGAGATTATCAGCTATCCTGCACGGCGTCTGGTTACTCGTATTTGTTTCGCTACTGGCTTTTGTGCTAAGAATGATTCCCACGGCAACCCTGGCTGCGATGTTGGTCTATACGGGCTACAAGCTAATCAACTTTAAAGCGATTCGAGATCTACGAAAATGCGGTTGGGGTGAAGTCGGAATTTACTTTGCAACGCTCGGCACAATCGTATGTACCGATCTGCTCACGGGTGTCTTGACGGGAATTGCGCTAGCGGCAGTAAAACTGCTTCACACATTTTCTCGTCTATCAACTGATCTCAAAACAGATCCAGCAAACGAGAAATCCACGCTACGTTTGCAGGGCGCTGCCACCTTCATCCGCTTGCCTTTCCTGGCATCCGCCCTGGATGAAGTCCCCGAAGGCTACGAACTGCACATCGATTTCGAGCACTTAAGT
- a CDS encoding carbonic anhydrase has product MQKLIAGMDKFQKEVFVTKQGLFTDLVRGQNPLALFITCSDSRIDPNLVTQTEPGELFILRNAGNLVPRYGLGDSGEAATIEYAVSVLGVKDIVICGHSHCGAMNGLLHQEQLQQLPAVRSWLKHAESTLEMMETNHAQITDPAARLSATVEENVLVQLENLRTHPSVAAAIEREELGLHGWVYEFETGQISSYQTEEGSFLPIKLS; this is encoded by the coding sequence ATGCAAAAACTTATCGCGGGCATGGACAAGTTTCAAAAAGAAGTTTTTGTCACCAAGCAAGGTCTATTTACGGATCTGGTAAGAGGGCAAAATCCCTTAGCCTTATTCATTACTTGTTCGGATTCTCGCATCGATCCGAATCTAGTGACTCAGACCGAGCCAGGTGAATTGTTTATTTTGAGAAACGCTGGCAACCTCGTTCCTCGATATGGTTTGGGCGACAGCGGCGAAGCTGCCACCATTGAATATGCAGTCAGCGTACTGGGAGTCAAAGACATCGTCATTTGTGGCCATTCTCATTGCGGAGCGATGAACGGCTTGCTCCATCAAGAACAACTGCAGCAACTCCCTGCCGTCCGTTCCTGGCTCAAGCACGCGGAATCCACGCTTGAGATGATGGAAACAAATCATGCTCAAATCACTGACCCGGCAGCCCGATTGTCGGCAACCGTGGAAGAAAATGTGCTGGTTCAACTTGAGAACCTGCGTACTCATCCCTCAGTAGCTGCGGCCATCGAGCGAGAAGAATTAGGCTTGCACGGCTGGGTTTACGAGTTCGAAACGGGCCAAATCAGCAGTTATCAAACCGAAGAAGGTAGCTTCCTCCCCATCAAACTAAGTTGA
- a CDS encoding porin, with protein sequence MDRYGCSRALLILLFSTFVSSHSISSELGFSGEFDDSPAETMTVSKTSFDHLLRRLDELEATVLEDKVAEEACQEVKIISKPTQKWFGRLHLDYWGFPNESPLANELETGDPNTQPGDFIGFRRLRFGVSGKVNETMRYKIEMEWAVPSEPTMKDAFFGWTELPFLQTVLLGNQKRPYGLDTLNSSRYNVFMERPFVVEAYNQDARRIGLQSYGVSENERWNWRYGTFLMDDLQGLGHQRTNNYQPEVAARLANTIWYDEVSGGRGYAHWAISGAACFPGGGDDGRFRTRPEARSKNRWLDTGNFNANSYQLCGLEGVGNFGSLSVVGEYMFSQAQRFNQADVNFGGGYVYVAYWLTGEYTPWDRRTGCIGRTKPLENFFLVRNCDGGCSCGWGAWQIAGRYSYGDYTDENVLGGIGESFTFGLNWWWNPNARMQFNYLNGQISDRLVAGDAGDYNIFGARFMVDF encoded by the coding sequence ATGGATCGATATGGGTGCAGTCGAGCGCTACTGATCTTGTTGTTTTCGACGTTTGTGTCGAGTCATTCGATAAGTAGTGAACTCGGTTTTTCAGGTGAGTTTGATGATTCGCCAGCAGAGACAATGACCGTTTCAAAAACCTCTTTTGATCATTTGCTGCGACGTCTTGACGAGTTGGAAGCAACTGTCCTCGAAGACAAGGTTGCTGAGGAAGCTTGCCAGGAAGTCAAGATTATTAGCAAGCCCACGCAGAAGTGGTTTGGACGTCTGCATCTCGACTATTGGGGTTTCCCCAATGAGTCACCCTTGGCGAACGAGTTAGAGACAGGGGATCCGAATACACAGCCTGGCGACTTCATTGGTTTCCGCCGCCTGAGATTTGGTGTGTCGGGCAAGGTCAATGAGACCATGAGATACAAAATTGAAATGGAGTGGGCGGTTCCTAGTGAGCCGACGATGAAGGATGCTTTTTTCGGATGGACCGAGTTGCCATTTTTGCAAACAGTTTTGCTCGGTAATCAAAAACGACCTTATGGATTGGATACGTTGAACTCCAGTCGTTACAACGTCTTTATGGAACGTCCTTTTGTCGTTGAAGCGTACAACCAAGATGCTCGACGGATTGGTCTTCAGTCCTACGGCGTGTCGGAAAACGAGCGTTGGAATTGGCGATACGGTACGTTCTTGATGGATGATCTTCAAGGCTTAGGTCATCAACGAACTAACAACTACCAGCCGGAAGTTGCCGCGCGTCTAGCGAACACGATTTGGTATGACGAAGTTTCCGGTGGCCGTGGATACGCTCATTGGGCCATTTCGGGTGCAGCCTGCTTTCCGGGTGGAGGCGATGATGGGCGATTTCGCACACGACCTGAAGCTCGAAGTAAGAACCGTTGGCTTGATACGGGTAATTTTAATGCCAACAGTTACCAACTATGTGGCCTCGAGGGTGTAGGCAACTTCGGTTCGCTTTCCGTCGTCGGTGAGTATATGTTTTCCCAAGCTCAGCGGTTCAATCAAGCGGACGTTAATTTCGGTGGTGGATACGTCTACGTCGCCTACTGGCTGACCGGTGAATATACGCCCTGGGATCGACGGACTGGATGTATTGGTCGCACGAAACCCCTCGAGAACTTTTTCTTGGTTCGTAACTGTGACGGTGGCTGCAGTTGTGGATGGGGAGCATGGCAGATCGCTGGACGTTACTCGTATGGTGATTACACGGATGAGAACGTATTGGGCGGGATCGGTGAAAGCTTCACCTTTGGCTTGAATTGGTGGTGGAATCCTAACGCTCGGATGCAGTTTAACTACCTCAATGGTCAAATCAGTGACCGACTCGTTGCCGGTGACGCTGGGGACTACAACATCTTCGGTGCTCGTTTCATGGTCGATTTCTAG